Sequence from the Ictalurus furcatus strain D&B chromosome 25, Billie_1.0, whole genome shotgun sequence genome:
TTGACTGCATGCTCCACATTTGGTCATATAGTTGAACTGCCATGGATCCAAATGGCAGCTTGTGTTCCTTTTCCAAATTGATAACACCAGAAGCTTACATGATTTCATGATCGCTGATGTCAGAACCGATGTGCACAGATTCTACAGGACACtgtggaactgtactggaggtaTGGAGCACCATTTTTTCAGATGTTTCCCCAAATaatttgatgatggtggtggaaagTGCTGTCTAACTTGTCGGTCCAAAGTCTGAAATTTGTGTTTAAGTGGATTGGTAAATGTTCCTAGCATATGATttccatcattttcatcctcatcaaacttTTCAGTGAGCCCTCAAAATTGAATCCAAAAGCTGTTCATAAGGTACAAAAaaggttattataataatttgttattataaatcattaatatgttattattgtttaattcCTTCCTGTAGTTGGTGAAGATGAAAGCCACAGTGGTGACGGCTCTGTAGATCTCTTTGCAGAGGAGGAACTTCTTCCTCTCAGTACGCCTTCATTCAGATCTGTGACCAGACCATGGCTAGTTTCAGCTAAACCCAAGATTCCAACTCAGGATAGTACAGTGACACAAAGTGTGCCCAAGCCTCAGCTGGAAGAATCTGACTCTTCTCTATCTGTCAAGATGAAAATGCTTAATAATTCAGGGCTTGCATTGGGAAAAAACCTCCAGCCCAccacagaaagcttcaccaagCTCAGATCCTTACAGTCCTCAGCGACCACAGATAATTTCAGAGCCTTTTGgcccacaacacacaccacacctcaAACACCCCCTGGaatagaggaagaaagagaggagaatACCACTTCTCAGATGATGCTGAACATAGAATCAACTTCAAGTCACTTGATGAAGTCTAATTCAGCTTCTTCAGAAATGACTGGAAACATCATACCAAACACAACAGCTGCTATCATCAGTCAGTCAGAGGTCTCTATGAAAACTTTAAATCAACAAACCCACAACATTGGAACCATTTCCAGCGAGACCTTCAGTCAGGCCACTGAACAAAATACACGGTCAAGTGCAACACCATCGCCGTCCACTCAGAGTCAAACTAGTATTATTCCAGAAACTTATTCCACCACAGTCACAGATGAGGGAAGCCACATGAAAACCAGTGCTGGGACGACAGCTACTACCACAGACTCTGGCAATACAGAAAAAACTATCATTCTTACTACATCACATGTAAATGAGAGTGAAATTGATTCCAGCACAACTGCATCAGCAACCACAAACAGACTGGTCAATAGTACCACTACAACTATTATCAATgccaaacacaacaaacacaacacacacagcattagTTTGTTTAGAAAACAGAAAGACctaaaacaaaagatcattaaAACTCTGGAGGCTCAGGATGTTGAGGAGAAACCTAAAAGGCAGCCAGGTAAACAAAGTCTCTATTGTTTTACAATCTCTTAATTGTTAGTTTAACTGCAGCAATActacaagaaaaaaattaatttaaccaattatttttaaaatattttatgggTGGGTTTGGAATCTTGCCTCAATGGATGTTTAATTGCCTAATTTTGGGTGGGTAATGGGAAACTTTTCCCTCATTGGAAATGCCTTATAACTCACTAACAGCCCCCGAATTACACTGTCACAATCCTATTTTGAGGTACTGTTTAATTCCTGTCCCGTGTCCTGTTCTGAGGATGCAAAATTGCTTTATGCAAAAAACTtgatttatgtaaaaatgttaacTTTTGAAAATTGATGAACCACTGAGTCTAcaggatataaaaaaaacagcaactgtGTGAGTATTTTTGACTACAgtgtaatattaataacagaGCTAGTCCTAGAGGCTGCCTATACCAGAGACACTGGACGAGATGCAGAGTACACTCTAGATGGAATGCCGGTCCATCACCATTCATTTGCTAATTTAAACATACCAAGGGGCAGTTTAGAGTAACCACTCCATGTtccggcatgtttttgggaagtgggatcAAACTGGAgtaccaagaaaaaaaaacacagacacgtGAGAACAAGTTAGACGACCACACAGAGAGtaatttcacattttcaaatgtagagatttcttcttctttttttttttttttttagatattccAAATGATCCTTAActgaacaattttattttaccaTCCAAACAGCTTGATTATTTtgggaataaatataaattgtacTGGATGGTGAGATGTAATTGGTTTGCAGGATTGATGTACTGTAGATACTAGGTACAAGGGATCAGTACTTTAGGCTTATACTGTATGACCTTacctaaaaaaataatcaaagtaTGAAAGTAtcagccaaatgaataaatgtaaattaaatgtggTCACATGTTGAGTTGGAGCGTATTGTGTTCAAGTCAGATTCTTCCCTGAACTGTATATTAAGCTCGTTAAAGAGGACTGTACACAgtactgttttcttgtttgcaGGGGAATGCAAGGACACACTGGCCACAATCGCCGAACCCATAGCACACAACACATATGGTCGTAATGAAGGTGCCTGGATGAAAGACCCAATGGTTGATGACAACAAGATCTATgttgctaattattattatggaaaCAACCTACTGGAGTTTCAGAACATGGATGTCTTTAAACAAGGTGTAATTTCCAGTGAATATCCAGTGAGCAGAATTAGactgaattttattttgtatgaaGGCATTTCCATaattctgttaaaaaaagacaagattTCCATAAAACATGATACAAAGGgctgaaaatgtcattttcagcCCTTTGGTTGAGGAATAATTTTAGTAACCTTCTTAAAATGCAATGGTTGATGTAATAAGCAGCAACAGAAGGCTGAACAATTTTTGTATTATGGAACTTTTAATATGGACACCGTCTCGTACTTGTTTGATTAGTAATATTTGTTAAAATGAGTAATATTGACTCAATATTGCATTGCAGGTCGTTGCACCAAGTCCTATAAGCTGCCCTATAGCTGGCTGGGCACAGGCCATGCAGTCTATGGCGGTGCCTTCTTCTTCAACCGTGCTTTCTCACGTGACATCATCAAGTACGACCTCCGGCGGCGAAGTGTGGCTGCCTGGACCATGTTGCATGACGCTGCACTGGAGAGTGATGAGGTTTCATCATGGCGATGGAGAGGCCGCTCGGATGTGGAGCTGGCTGTAGATGAAAGTGGCCTCTGGGTGATCTACGCTGCACTGGATGATGAGGGCTACCTGCAGGAAGTGATGGTGCTGAGCCGTCTAAACCCGGATGACCTGACCACACAACGAGAAACCACATGGCGGACAGGGCTGAGGCGCGAACGCTATGGAAATTGTTTTATCGTGTGTGGTGTCCTGTATGCTACTGACCACCATGGAGAACAGCGGGAGAACAATCTGAGCTATGCCTTTGATACACATACCAGAACACAAATGACCCCTCGGCTCCCTTTTGGCAATAACTCCACTTACATTGCTCAAATTGACTATAACCCCAAAGAAAAGGCACTGTATGCCTGGAACAATGGCCACCAGATCACGTATGATGTTGTATTTGCATACGTAGACCCGCTTTAGATGGGGAAAGCAGATCGTTCTAaagtgtattatatattatttgggGAAATGTATTcctataataaaatatttgtatgaaatgTGGACTGTGGAGCAGTCCACTTAACATTTTTGTGATATATTACCCCTCATATCTCTCATTATGCTGATGTTTGTACTGGTTATCTATAGTCAACCCCCATCCTGCAAAACCCTGCCTTTAATATTAGTAACACCATTACAATTAATATGTGGTGATGCGTCTCTGGGAGAGAATGTCCATTGTCCAATATAGTTATATAATTCCTTTAGAGGATCTTACATCACTTCTCCATAAAGAAATTTTAAACTGTGTGCGCATGTGGAATTCCTTCTTCAATTAAGACacagttttcttttgtttttttacacgaGTTCAAAACTTTGATTTATATGTTGTTAGAAACTCTGTCTTTGGCTCTATCTTagcctcctggcagaggcaacctgGTTCAAGCTGAAATGTCCATGCTAGTAGAATTCATGGTGGCATCAATATTCACAGGAACTACCAGCCACAACACAGCCTCAAAGCATCACTTATGCATCTCCATGTTTTTCATCCCCAGTGGGGTTCATGGCCAAAAAGTTTGAGTTTGACcacacactcactttcattTGTAGTTTCTGAGGGCTTCTTTAGTGCAACCCTTTCAAACTGTTATTGTTGAGATGGTATCTAAAGGTTTTTCAAACTACTGCAAAAAATCTATTGTGCAGTTCAGTACAATTCTGAACCTTTGctgtgcaaataaaaaaaaaatccccccatttatttaaaatattaaatgtaagtatTACACTACTTTTTGGGGGTAATAATTCTGGAGTTATAATACTATAGATGGTTTTCAAGATACTAATGTATTGTTTTGCTTAACAGTtcttaaaaaaacatgttataaaTTCAAAACACAGAAGAACAGCTCAACCAAATATCaagtttacagtgagggaaaatatattacatgattcagacacttttgttttAGTTAAATAGTTATTTAGTTCCAGTGCATCCAA
This genomic interval carries:
- the olfml2ba gene encoding olfactomedin-like 2Ba isoform X3, producing the protein MEKVGFWCLVLIAYSSAAPRAPQEEKSGQNKTLDAELEDQGNVLIELLADYDKERGADSGCKCVVRVLGRSARPPESYKVQSDASGPGCKCACAATPQPAQPPCEEDLREKKFKQAARENDKLLAVTDLLEELLKLLKLTLTAELLERVANVERVLFQNQTTEKTKVESVPPEAEIRAVLPTPTTPPWQESRKKENEKSSEAAAYQHTESKYEEKFVGGLLKRTGPGPEDVKALQEQERHGRQQHPKLIVRGITYYKSDPEDETEADENIGEDESHSGDGSVDLFAEEELLPLSTPSFRSVTRPWLVSAKPKIPTQDSTVTQSVPKPQLEESDSSLSVKMKMLNNSGLALGKNLQPTTESFTKLRSLQSSATTDNFRAFWPTTHTTPQTPPGIEEEREENTTSQMMLNIESTSSHLMKSNSASSEMTGNIIPNTTAAIISQSEVSMKTLNQQTHNIGTISSETFSQATEQNTRSSATPSPSTQSQTSIIPETYSTTVTDEGSHMKTSAGTTATTTDSGNTEKTIILTTSHVNESEIDSSTTASATTNRLVNSTTTTIINAKHNKHNTHSISLFRKQKDLKQKIIKTLEAQDVEEKPKRQPGECKDTLATIAEPIAHNTYGRNEGAWMKDPMVDDNKIYVANYYYGNNLLEFQNMDVFKQGVISSEYPVVAPSPISCPIAGWAQAMQSMAVPSSSTVLSHVTSSSTTSGGEVWLPGPCCMTLHWRVMRFHHGDGEAARMWSWL
- the olfml2ba gene encoding olfactomedin-like 2Ba isoform X1, which gives rise to MEKVGFWCLVLIAYSSAAPRAPQEEKSGQNKTLDAELEDQGNVLIELLADYDKERGADSGCKCVVRVLGRSARPPESYKVQSDASGPGCKCACAATPQPAQPPCEEDLREKKFKQAARENDKLLAVTDLLEELLKLLKLTLTAELLERVANVERVLFQNQTTEKTKVESVPPEAEIRAVLPTPTTPPWQESRKKENEKSSEAAAYQHTESKYEEKFVGGLLKRTGPGPEDVKALQEQERHGRQQHPKLIVRGITYYKSDPEDETEADENIGEDESHSGDGSVDLFAEEELLPLSTPSFRSVTRPWLVSAKPKIPTQDSTVTQSVPKPQLEESDSSLSVKMKMLNNSGLALGKNLQPTTESFTKLRSLQSSATTDNFRAFWPTTHTTPQTPPGIEEEREENTTSQMMLNIESTSSHLMKSNSASSEMTGNIIPNTTAAIISQSEVSMKTLNQQTHNIGTISSETFSQATEQNTRSSATPSPSTQSQTSIIPETYSTTVTDEGSHMKTSAGTTATTTDSGNTEKTIILTTSHVNESEIDSSTTASATTNRLVNSTTTTIINAKHNKHNTHSISLFRKQKDLKQKIIKTLEAQDVEEKPKRQPGECKDTLATIAEPIAHNTYGRNEGAWMKDPMVDDNKIYVANYYYGNNLLEFQNMDVFKQGRCTKSYKLPYSWLGTGHAVYGGAFFFNRAFSRDIIKYDLRRRSVAAWTMLHDAALESDEVSSWRWRGRSDVELAVDESGLWVIYAALDDEGYLQEVMVLSRLNPDDLTTQRETTWRTGLRRERYGNCFIVCGVLYATDHHGEQRENNLSYAFDTHTRTQMTPRLPFGNNSTYIAQIDYNPKEKALYAWNNGHQITYDVVFAYVDPL
- the olfml2ba gene encoding olfactomedin-like 2Ba isoform X2, coding for MQLLQSAQLLGPSPSSRKMTTTGPSQHSNGPSSVCCTGTSIISVLLAVTDLLEELLKLLKLTLTAELLERVANVERVLFQNQTTEKTKVESVPPEAEIRAVLPTPTTPPWQESRKKENEKSSEAAAYQHTESKYEEKFVGGLLKRTGPGPEDVKALQEQERHGRQQHPKLIVRGITYYKSDPEDETEADENIGEDESHSGDGSVDLFAEEELLPLSTPSFRSVTRPWLVSAKPKIPTQDSTVTQSVPKPQLEESDSSLSVKMKMLNNSGLALGKNLQPTTESFTKLRSLQSSATTDNFRAFWPTTHTTPQTPPGIEEEREENTTSQMMLNIESTSSHLMKSNSASSEMTGNIIPNTTAAIISQSEVSMKTLNQQTHNIGTISSETFSQATEQNTRSSATPSPSTQSQTSIIPETYSTTVTDEGSHMKTSAGTTATTTDSGNTEKTIILTTSHVNESEIDSSTTASATTNRLVNSTTTTIINAKHNKHNTHSISLFRKQKDLKQKIIKTLEAQDVEEKPKRQPGECKDTLATIAEPIAHNTYGRNEGAWMKDPMVDDNKIYVANYYYGNNLLEFQNMDVFKQGRCTKSYKLPYSWLGTGHAVYGGAFFFNRAFSRDIIKYDLRRRSVAAWTMLHDAALESDEVSSWRWRGRSDVELAVDESGLWVIYAALDDEGYLQEVMVLSRLNPDDLTTQRETTWRTGLRRERYGNCFIVCGVLYATDHHGEQRENNLSYAFDTHTRTQMTPRLPFGNNSTYIAQIDYNPKEKALYAWNNGHQITYDVVFAYVDPL